In Amycolatopsis sp. FBCC-B4732, the genomic stretch TCAACATGCACGTGCCCGACCACCGCGCGGGGTGGGTCGGGAAGTGCCGGAAGGCCGAGGACCTGGGCTTCGACGTCATCGGTGCGGCCGACCACCTCGGGATGGCGCCGCCGTTCCCGGCGCTCGTGCTCGCCGCCGAGGTCACCGAGCGGGTCAAGCTGAACACCTTCGTGCTGAACACCCCGTTCTACAACCCGGTGCTGCTCGCCCGCGACGTCACGGGCACCGACCAGTTCACCGACGGCCGCCTGGAGCTGGGGCTCGGCGCGGGGTACGTCAAGGAGGAGTTCGAGGCCGCCGGGCTGCCGTTCCCGTCCGCCCGCGAGCGCGTCGACCACCTCGAGCGGTCGATCCTCGAGCTCAAGCGGGCCTACGCCGACCCGGAGCACAAGCCGGCACCGGTGCGCCCCGCCGGACCGCCGCTGCTGCTCGCCGGCCGCGGTGACCGGCTGCTGACCCTCGCGGCCGAGCACGCCGACGTCATCGGCTTCACCGGTGCCGCGAAGACGCCGGACGGCGGCGCACTGATGCCGGAGACCGCCGAAGGCATCGAGGAGCGGGTCGGGTTCGTCCGGTCGAAGCTTGGCGGCCGGGAGGTCGAGTTCAACCTGCTGTGCCACTTCGTGCACATCACCGGCGACCGCGCGGGCGCGCTCGCGGAGCTCGAGAAGCGGGTGCAGGGCGTCCTGAGCGTCGAGCAGCTGGCGGTGCTGCCGACCGCGCTGATCGGCTCGCCCGCCGAGGTCGCCGAGCAGCTCCACGCCCACCGCGAGCGGTTCGGGCTGACCTACTACACGATCCTGGAACAGAACATGGACCAGTTCGCCCCGGTGCTCGAAGCGCTCCGATGATCGACGCGACCGCGATCGGCGTCCGGGCCGGCGAGCACTGGCTGTTCGACGACCTGGACTTCGCCGTCGAGCCCGGCGAGTGCGCGGCGATCGTCGGGCCGAACGGAGTCGGCAAGTCGACCTTGATGCGCTGCCTCTACGGGATGCAGAAGCCGCAGCGCGGCCGCGTGCTGATCGACCGCAAGGTGCCGGACGAGCGGGACGTCGAATTCCGCCGCAAGGTGTCGGTGCTGTTCGACGACTCCGACTTCTTCGCCGAGCTGACGCCGTTGCAGCACCTCGAACTCCTGGCCGGCTCGTTCGGCGCCGACCTGGGCGACCACGAGGAGCTGCTGCGCGACGCGGGGCTCGGCGAGCGCATGCGCGTCACGTCCGGGCACTTCTCCGCGGGCCAGCGCCGCCGCCTGCTCCTGCTCGGCGTCACCGCGCGCCCGCACCGCGTGTTGCTGCTCGACGAACCGGAACGCGCGCTCGACGCGGCGGGCAAGGACTGGCTCGTCGAGGTGATCGCCCGGTCGACGGCGGCCGGCGCGGCGGTCGTGGTGGCCACGCACCACCCGCCGCTGCTCGAAGCCGCGGACAGCGTCCTAGAACTGTGGTGACGCTGGCACCCCGCCGGATGCGGATCCCGGGCCGCAAGCGGTTCGGCGGGATCTTCAGCGGCGACACCGCGAGCTTCGTCTTCCTGTTCGGCTTCGGGTTCCTGTTCACCGCGTTCTTCCACGTCGACGGCTGGCGCCCGGCGCTCTACGGCTCGTCCCACGTGGACTTCCCGGCCGTCCTCGGCCTGCTCACGCTCTGCTGCGCGGTCGGCTGGCGCGGCCTCCTGCGCCGCGGCTTCGCCTGGGTCGAGCCGGCCGAGCTGACCTGGCTCGACTTCGCCCCGGTGGACCGCGGCCGCGTCGTCACGCTGCGGCTGCTCGGCGCGTGGACCGGCGTCCTGGTGGTCACCGGCTACCTGGCCGCGCTGCTGCTCGCCGTCGGAGGGGCCGGGCTCGACCAGTGGCGTGCGGCCGTCGCGATGGTCGTCGCGACCGCCGTCGCCGCGGTCGCCTCCGCCCGGCGGACCGCGCTGCGGCTGGACGCGCTGGGCCCGCTCGCGCTCGCCGTCGCCGGGCTGCTCATCGCCTCGCTGCACCTCGGCCCGGTGGCCGTGCAGTTCGTCGCCGCGGGCGTGCTGGTCGCGGCGCTGCCGCTGGCGTTCGGCGGCGAGCCGGTGCACCGCGCGGGCCGGGCGGCACTGCTCGCCGGGTGGGACGGGCGGGTGCTGCGCTCGGTCGCCGTCACGTTCCTCGACCCGATGATGCTGCTCCCGCCGTCGGCCCCGGTCGGGCGCTTCCCGCTGCGCCGCCCGACCGCGCTCCGGCTGGCCTTCGCGGGCACGCTCGGCCGCTCCCGGTACGCGGGTGCGGCGGCGCTGGTCGGCTTCGCGGTCGTCGTCGCCCACATCGCCCTGCCGACCGTGCCGGGCGCGGTCCTCGTCGGCATCGGCGCGTACGTCGCGCTGACGCCGTTCGCCGGCGGGCTCGGCGAGCTCTGGCGCAACCCGGGCCGCCGCCGGTGGCTCGGGACGGGCAACCGCGAGCTGGTGCTGACCCACGGCCTGGCGCTGGCGGGCGTCGGGATCGGCTGGGCAGCGCTGCTCGCCGTGGTCACCCTCGCGGGTGGGACCTCGTTCGGGCCGGGCGCGTGGCTCGCGGTGCCGCTGTCGGTGCTCTCGATCCTGCGCACGGTCACCCGGACCGCCGTCGACTACGGCAATCCGGCGTTCGTGGACACCCCGATGGGCCCGATGCCCGCCAACCTCGTGCGCCAGCTCTTCCGCGGCCTCGACCTCCAGCTCATCGGGATCGTGCTGCTCTCCGCCGCCGTTTGACCTACGCTCGCTCCGACGAAGGGAGCAACCAGTGGGCGGTGGGCACGCACCGGGCGTCGGGCGGCGGGCGACCAGCGAGTTCCCGGCCGGCTGGACCGACGAGCACATCATCTCCGTCGTCAAGGACGTCGCGAACGACCCCAGCGAGGCCCGGCGGCGGCAGCCGAACGGCCGCTGGCGCTGCGCCGGCGAACGGTACAACGTGCACCTGATCGTCCTGGTCGAGGAGAACGGGCACGTGCACACCGCGTACCCGGTGGCGGGCCCCGGCGTCGTCCGCAACCCGGACACCGCCCGCGACCCGGCGAACCCGACGGTCGCGGACCTCCAGAGCAACCGCATCAGCTTCTTCGCCGACAGCATCCTGACCAGCGTCGCCGACCGGCTGTCCCCCGAGGACTACACGCACTACCGGACGCTGCTGTGGTCCGGCGAGTGGGAGGAACTGGCGGACGTGCTGGCCGCGCACTCGGTCAAGCTGGGCTTCGGCTTCTCGGCGGACGAGTACTCCGACTTCGAGAAGCTGCTCAACAGCTACGACCTGCCGGTGGCGGGCTGCGCGTTCCTCAACGACCGCGAGCACATCCTGAACCAGCTGCGCCCGGTCTAACTCGCCTGGCTGAGCGTCGGCGACCCGACGGGCTCGACCGCCGCGCGCAGCTCGTCGAGCGGCAGGCCCACGGCGTCGGCGATGGCCGTGACCGTGAAGAACGCCGGCGTCGGGATGCGCCCCGTTTCGATCTTCCGGAGCGTTTCGACCGAGATCCCGGCCTCCGCGGCGACGTCGACCATGCTCCGGCCGGCCCGCGCCGTCCGCAGCGCCTGGCCGAGGCGTTCGCCGCGCTCGCGCTCGTCGTCTGTCAGCGGTACTCGCACCATGAACCCAATACTAATACCACCTGAGTTGTCCACTGCCTGTGGACAACTC encodes the following:
- a CDS encoding LLM class F420-dependent oxidoreductase, giving the protein MTGDFRFGVNMHVPDHRAGWVGKCRKAEDLGFDVIGAADHLGMAPPFPALVLAAEVTERVKLNTFVLNTPFYNPVLLARDVTGTDQFTDGRLELGLGAGYVKEEFEAAGLPFPSARERVDHLERSILELKRAYADPEHKPAPVRPAGPPLLLAGRGDRLLTLAAEHADVIGFTGAAKTPDGGALMPETAEGIEERVGFVRSKLGGREVEFNLLCHFVHITGDRAGALAELEKRVQGVLSVEQLAVLPTALIGSPAEVAEQLHAHRERFGLTYYTILEQNMDQFAPVLEALR
- a CDS encoding ABC transporter ATP-binding protein; protein product: MIDATAIGVRAGEHWLFDDLDFAVEPGECAAIVGPNGVGKSTLMRCLYGMQKPQRGRVLIDRKVPDERDVEFRRKVSVLFDDSDFFAELTPLQHLELLAGSFGADLGDHEELLRDAGLGERMRVTSGHFSAGQRRRLLLLGVTARPHRVLLLDEPERALDAAGKDWLVEVIARSTAAGAAVVVATHHPPLLEAADSVLELW
- a CDS encoding EndoU domain-containing protein, yielding MGGGHAPGVGRRATSEFPAGWTDEHIISVVKDVANDPSEARRRQPNGRWRCAGERYNVHLIVLVEENGHVHTAYPVAGPGVVRNPDTARDPANPTVADLQSNRISFFADSILTSVADRLSPEDYTHYRTLLWSGEWEELADVLAAHSVKLGFGFSADEYSDFEKLLNSYDLPVAGCAFLNDREHILNQLRPV
- a CDS encoding helix-turn-helix domain-containing protein, whose amino-acid sequence is MVRVPLTDDERERGERLGQALRTARAGRSMVDVAAEAGISVETLRKIETGRIPTPAFFTVTAIADAVGLPLDELRAAVEPVGSPTLSQAS